The DNA segment gaaagtcacgtgatatgcaattttcttaatgACGTTATACGCTGAACAACGTTTGTTTGACATCATTGAAGTACCCCAGTTCCACTGTATAGCACTGTACTATGTTAAAAAAGGAGCATACTTACTGTCTACGTCATCTTCAAATTCGTCGATATTGTTGTTTGACGATGTTTAGTATGATTTATCAACTTTGGTGGATTTTCTTTGAGTGCATTTTCTGTAAGTCGTTTTTTAATGCGAATGATTTGCACGTACTTGACGCTGGTCTTGTCACGCAGTTAATACTTCCATTCTGAGAGTTACGGGTACAGCATTAGTTCgttaataataaatacttattatGCAGAGGTCAAAATGTGACCCTGTGCGCAAGGTTGCAAAGGTATGAGATAAACGTCATGATGTCGTCCAATGTTACCTAGGGGGGAAGCAAAAGGTTACGCAATTAATTCGATTCCAACGACGTTCACTCCTTGTTTTGAAGTCGACTAAACAGGGATGATTATAATTTACTTTACTTAATTACATtagtaatattaataaataaaacgctgaacataatttatatttggtATTTGTTCAAATGTTTGAGTTATTGGATAGGATGAACCCTATCTCATATTATTTGAAGGCAGGTATCGGTATTGTTTTCGATGTTAATTATGATTTTCTAGGTTACATCTTCATATATTTAacctttaaattgtttaaacaaaggcGCACATATTAGTTTAGACAACACACATTCAATTGCATGGAGTTTGACTTGACAAATGTTTTCTAAATGCAGGAAGaagaatgatattttatacGGGATTTTTCATACCATTGCGAATTCGTGTTCAGAGTATGAGCAACTGATAAGAGTAAGCTCGAAATGTTCACTTTATCAGCAGGAAAAACCACGAATATATTAAACTTAATCATGATGAATTGTTTATTGCACATTCATGTCGATAACTTAAGTCGGCAATAATAATGTCTCTTTCTGCGGACTTTATGCAATTTGCTTTAGAATTATTTTCTTAGTTAGTTTGTTGTTCTTCTACAATGACACAGTCTTCGGCACTGATGTCGGGAACATCTGTTGGTGATTGTTATATATTCGTTTGACGTACTGAGGTAGTGAAAGGTAAAGTTACATGAGAAAGGATATACCCTGTATATATAATGAGAACAGCGTATTCACAGTTTTCAATGTAAGATGCACAAAGCCCACGATCACAACAATAATTAATACGGCTCACCTATCGAGGccctgataaaatatattttagattaACTGGTTTAAAAGTCGTTAGCAATAAACTGAGATTGAAATATTCCTGAATTAATCAACGATGAGAGCCTTAATATTGTGAATCAGTGATCCATGAACTCAAGCAAATCAATGAGACTGTCCTCATTTCTTTAACAATATTAGGTTTTCTCTTTAAGGTTTGCCACTTCATTTATATTGAGAAAAACGGGTCAAGCCCTTTAGGTGACTGAGGATAACAAGAAATCATGTTTGAACATGTAACTTAAACTATGAGATGATTGtgttcagtgtttgttttgtGCTAATTGTTAGTTAAATACGTATACATTCTCCTTTATCTTTTAGTCAaagtttaaagtcaatattATCTGCAGACTAAGATGTAACCGAGTTGTTTTCTAACAACATAAGACATATTTATTATGGGAAATGATCGTGTATAATCTAATGTAGTCAGATAAAACTGTAttgcattttatgaaaaattctGCATCTTAGTATTGGCTTAAACTTAATACACGTTGTTTGATGTTGCAGATATATAAAGGatattctttatttcacaaGAGATCAAAGAAAAAACTAAGATAACGAGTAAAATGAAAAACGATCttgaactgaaataaaaaaaaagattctgTTTCATTTTGgcaatttaacaatatattatacaCCACCCTTTTTGGGTCTCACACCGATATTGGAGATGCACCTAACGAGCAATTGATCAAATACTTCTccaacaattgtttttgttttttcattgcATTGCGATTATTTTAGACATCAATTTTCTCAGTTCTGAACAGTAAGtcttgttttgatgttttggttaaagatataaatttacaacaaacaatattattttaatgcgcATCAATACAAGCTTGACGCCGAATGATATGATGAACAGTTTTAAATCCGTAGGAATCTGTTTGTTGGGATTTTTTCACTGTCATAACAATCACCTTATGATACTAAAGTATTTAAACTATCATTATTCGTATTCTGGTATATCAAAATGCGAAGAAATCGATGTTGTTTATCGATTGTATGTTATGTGAATTTACCGGGAAGTTCATTTTACAAAGTGAGGCAGGTTGAACGTATACCTAAAAGGTAACACAACACTTCTTGTCGggcatttgtttttgtcatttgtaATGATCTCCAAACAAAACtaaatgtttgaacattattCAGCTTCAAGAAAATGTTGGAAAGGATTAagatttcaataataattgtaaaattttgtttatttacaaaaaaaaaacgtctgTAATAAAACTCATAACATCCTTTCGTTTCTTTGACAGAGTCGTTTCAAATGTGAAGTTCgcatattttaagtaaaaagaAGTAACAACGATTGGCAATAAAAGTAATTCtaaaagttgttatttttactACAGTGCAAAAAAGGAATTatcaaaaaagatattttacTGCTTTTATATAACTGATTAAACTCCATATTCCAACGAAAAGCTTtgatattcataagcattttccgaCCAGTGAAATAGCCGATAACAAAAGGAAAGAATCTCTTTTGTGAAAAGCTAtcggcatatttaacaatatcctgcctaaaacgatttgtaagccgtgatctcattggattatttcgaaCCGAGATTACATCGGTAACTTTTCGCCCATTTCCGCACCGCATGAGATGTGTCTCATGCGACCAATCATgcggctggatttcaccttattaattattcatgagtacgaGATCTTTACATCTGATTTGCCCAGGATACCATATAGGATATTAatcgctggggtgccgaggatggcATTAACACAACACAATTTAACACTTGAAAAACGATCCCAGATCCTAACGTTTGCTTATTTAAGCCTGACTTGTAATAATATGTTAGTATACCTCTCAACTGGGTCTTCGTTGATATTCAACTGACTGTcttttccattgtataattAAACCATAGGGTCGGTATTTGACTTCATTTACTTGAGAAATATTACGATTATAATGGCTATAAAAGCATTTTAggtgttaaatattttgtttgagcaGGATTTTCATTAATAATGTATCCATAATTTGTCTCAAAGATCGTTTTTTCATGTTTCAGTAACAAACAAATTCGAAGATTATGAGTTGGGAAGTgatattcttgatgatcttgaTATGGTAAGTTGGAACTAGAACAAAGTTGTTATTGCTTGCTTTAAATCCATAGAATATTATATATTGGGAAGTAAATGCTGAGTTGCTAATGGCCGTACTGCTTTACTCTTCCGAAGATGTCCATAAGGGCTCGTGGGTGATTATCCTTTAATAGCGAACAGCAAACGATCATTCGCCTCTTCTCATATCAATTGTTTATCCTTTCCACTCACTTCGGTATGTACGTATTCATTTAAAGTTGTTTACTGAAATgaactgaaaatattaaatatcatttcGTACATTTTTAGGTTGATCTATACGTCGTTTTAGGTTTTAAGGCATGAAATTAAGCCTTGTCGGAAACGATTCATTATCAAATCGACGAATGTAACATATCTCAAGGTTCTTTTAAGTTTATTACCAAAACAGATATCATGAATACATTACAATATCTACCTCAAATATGGCGTTTCTACTGTCCGAATACTCCAGTCGGGATTTCGGCTTATTACaatcaatataatttgaaaaaaaacaaacatatgttggaatatcattgaaatattattcaaattctGCTAGCGCTCGCTGACTTATGactttcattttgtaaacatggaTGTAACCATCACCGTATAAAACGAGGTTAATTTCACCCACTGGTTTTTCCTTACGATATAATTTCAATGCCGAGATCAACAGAAATTTGCAcactaaacatttaataaattatcaaGTATTCCTTCTTTGAAACGAATAAAGCAAAACCAAGATggcaaatatttacttttaatttgtGATATACAAGCACGTGCGTTTTTCACTCTCTCAATTTTCTTACTGTTTTTctcactatatatatatacagctgCATACGTAATATTACAATTAAAGGATTTCACGTTTTAGTAGAGATAATCAAAGCAGTATTTCGGTTTTGGCTTACCAAACGTAAGCTttaacatacaatttttttcatattatgtGTCTAAATAATAACAATGGAATTATATCAGATATCGGATGAGGAAACAGAGGAATACAAACGAATACTGAAGGAAACGGGATATACAGCTTTTCGTGAAAAATTAGAAGACACAATCAATGGATGGAAAACAATCCAAATAAATATTGCTGTAACAGGAGAATCTGGCACAGGGAAGTCGGCCTTTATCAACTCTTTTAGAGGGTTAAAAGCTGATGATCCTGGGGCAGCTGAAGTCTCCGCGGTCGAAACGACTATGAAACCGACAGCTTACCCACACCCTGACAATTCAAATCTTCAGGTTTGGGATTTGCCGGGAGTAGGAACGTTAACCTTCACGCGGGAGAACTACTTGCAGGAAGTAGATTTAAGTCGGTTTGACTTTGTTTTGCTCCTGTCGTCTTCgcggtttaaggaaaatgacaTTTGGCTCGCAAAGGAAATTCTCAGGTTGAAGccaaattttaatttgttctttGTAAGAACAAAGATCGACGATGATCTTCGCTCCGCCAAAAAGGCACACAACAAAATTCAGACGCCCGAAGATAGGCAAGCATTGCAGCAGAAGGTCAGAGACAATGTAAAGCTCAAAATTCAGGAAGGCAAGATAttcaatgcaaatatatatCTGGTCGACAACTATGACATAGCAGCTTTTGATTTTGGTACAATCTTTTCGAAACTGATCCTAAAGGTTTCCACTCTAAAAAGGGAAGCAATGATCATGTCATTGACTGGTATTACAAACGAAGTTGTTCAGAACAAGCTCGCTATTTTGAAAAGTAGAATAAGCTTGGTTTCTAAAACCGCGGCAGTGGCTGCAGTCTTTGTAAAGTCGGGCACAAACAAGTATTCGGCAGAAATAGACGTGTTGCTAGAAGAGTGCAGATTTTATCGTTCGCAGCTAGGACTCAATTTAGATTCGTTAGAAATCATCGCAAAACGTCTGGAAATTGAGTTCGAAGAATTGCTGGTCAAGTTGTCAATGAAATCACACATATATGTTGAATCCGAGAATAGGTTTGCCATGTATTATACAGGGTTTGAAAAATTTGACCAAAGCATTTGGAATTCACTGCCACTTATTGGAAACATGTTAAAGGTCCAAGCTTACCAGAAGCAATGCGCTTTTGTTCTGAAGAAGTTCCTTGGCATGTGTGCAAAAGAAACGCATGACCTACAGATGCGCATGGCCATGGCTTTAGAGGGATCCGAATTTTAGAGTCTAGACAGGAGAACCAAACGTCATTTTCCTTGAACCCGTcgaatgtaaataaacaaaactactCTGCTTAAAAAGgtttttgtgtgattttttaCAAATTCTAACAATAGGTCTGAAAAAGACATTagttatgtttgtgtatgtttcTAATGTTAGAAGtgtattgtattgataattATCACTAACCCTAACCATGGCGCTGCTGTTTCTATTGCATACTTAATATGTTACTCCTACCATTCGcggtaaataaaattataacttTCCTACACTGAATAAAAGTCAACATTTTGAATTTCGTCCGAATTTTTATGAGATCGGTGGTCTGCATAAACTATAGCCCATGGTAGGAAAAGTATGATGTCAGATCAAACTTTACGTcttaatgtcaaaaataaagaATCATGATGCGTTTTGGCGtttgaaatatcttattttgttttgtaatagaATACTATTTACATTATTGTCAATTTGGTCTGCATGAAAGTATGCAGAActcttttcattcattttacgGCAAAACATAAAACGTGCACTTATGTTATGATGGGATGTTGAGTGGCCGGTTGTGTATTTCTAAACAAGTTcattatatatgtttcatttttttttaaatctttttcgtttgaatatatttaattttgatttgttaattACCGCTATAAGATGtgtgcattgttatgtttttgatatattcGAATGTATTGAAACATTcggtaaaaaataatttacaagtaaCGAAATGTTTGCCAATATAGCAATAAGTAAAAGTGTTGTGTAAAAGGAAatgatttgtcaaaatgaatgTCAAAGAAGTGatatagttttataaaaaatataagagttaggtcaagttcgaatgcAATGCATATAATATGATGCTGATTTTGTCATCTTGTCATCAGGTATGACATATACATTTATCTTATTGTGAAAATTTGAACTAAGTCATACCTTCGCTCATGTCCCCAAATGATTGATTTGCTGACACTTTCTTTCATCTTTCTCAATACCCGTAAATAtctaacatttttattttcttctaaaCCATACATGAGGTCTACATCTCTTAATAATTAGAACTGAGTCATATTTAGATCAAATGGGTCAGTGTTAACGTTCAAAgcatatttgtttcaatgttttaaaactttgcAAAACTTGATAAGCAGTTTGCTCTATATGTTAATGAGACAGAACAGGCCTGTCAATGTACCTGCTTCATTGTCCTCTTTTTGTGGACATTTTATTAATGTACGTATTTTATAATCGCCTTTTCGAACTAATATTTCTGAGAAgtcatacaatgtattttgaaaCTAGAGCTGTATTGGCCATTTAAGGCGAATTGTGTTTGATTTGGTGAAACAAgcacacgcacgcgcgcgcacgcacgcacgcacgcacgcacgcacgcacgcacgcacgcacgcacgcacgcacgcacgcacgcacgcacacacacacacacacacacacaatcgCGACagagcgttcatactgcatggaCGCACAacaaataagaatcaatccttatatttactttttccctggttatttgtttattcttttcGATGTAAAGGGTTCGAGAACAAGTCTGTAATTACAACAAAGGGAACAAAACGCGAGCGCAGGTGTAAATGGTAAGAGAACTTGTCGCCCTTGGTTTTTAAGCTTGTGGTTCTTTTTATCATCCGCGTAATAAATAGTCCAAAAGTAATTTGCAGAACATACATAAATAATCCaagattcatttaaatcatttggtAGTTACTGTAATACATATGTTGGTGATAATGATTTTCTTTGTAATAGTCTTGTTTTAATCacgaaaaatatcaatatatttcaactcctgttttacatatgcatggcCAATGTGAGTGGACATAGTAAATGTTGTTACGATGACTTTATGGATTACGTTCAGTTGAACAGGTAAAAATAGcgtcaaaatattattatattgttttactcgAAAAATACATGACAATTTGAAAGGTTCGAATCatttcttgtattttaatattgttttataataagtaatgatattttaaaatattcttcttTAATATAAGGGATGCCATTATATCATTCTTATGATGACGAAATGCATTCCGACATTTCACGtgtcaaaatttgtaaaaaacgTACGGTGATTCACCAGAGCAAAATCAGAGCGTTGCATTCTCGCAAAACTCCGCAAACAAaggtcacgaaaggtcgaccggtttatacaaaatgaacacaagttttatcgttcagaaaatcaagtacgaatgtaaatatatattatgtataaaatgaaatatggacTATATACGTTTACAACGGAAAATATAGTACACTTATTACTAGTAACATACCAATTGCAAATGTTCATACGTGAACGAGTCGTTAAAGAAGTATGGAATTAATTAGTTAATTAACATGTACTGAGGTACTTTTTATCGATGTTTGATTCTGAAGTAAAGTTAGTTGGCGCTTTATGCCCTCCAACGGTTTTGCTCTCCAACTTGGAGGAATAAAagatatctatctatctaaatATTGAAAAGAGAGAAGACAAAGGAAAattgattgattttgattttaagatatgttttatacaatgtCGAGTTGTTCTTCGTACCTAATTTGCCAGTCAAGCCTGAAATTGTATGAACACTGTACTGGTTAGCGACCTATTATTCGCCCGTACCACTTTTTCGCCCACCCAGTTAAAAGCAGTCGaaacgaaatattttacacaaatcagtATGGCGTTTCATTGCGGCATCATTTTTGacagatatcagctgttttTTTGCGTTCAAATGTAAGTAGTATGTGgaatttgaccaaaataaacattgtttacacttcTGACCTTGTAAGTTGAATGCGGGGATTACGTCATCACGCGCGCGCTCATTTGCATGAGGCCCTGtaaggatt comes from the Mya arenaria isolate MELC-2E11 chromosome 13, ASM2691426v1 genome and includes:
- the LOC128214126 gene encoding T-cell-specific guanine nucleotide triphosphate-binding protein 2-like; the protein is MNEEAIEAISSLDIQAENECEKGPIGAQATSIDAGPSGAQATSIDTVTNKFEDYELGSDILDDLDMISDEETEEYKRILKETGYTAFREKLEDTINGWKTIQINIAVTGESGTGKSAFINSFRGLKADDPGAAEVSAVETTMKPTAYPHPDNSNLQVWDLPGVGTLTFTRENYLQEVDLSRFDFVLLLSSSRFKENDIWLAKEILRLKPNFNLFFVRTKIDDDLRSAKKAHNKIQTPEDRQALQQKVRDNVKLKIQEGKIFNANIYLVDNYDIAAFDFGTIFSKLILKVSTLKREAMIMSLTGITNEVVQNKLAILKSRISLVSKTAAVAAVFVKSGTNKYSAEIDVLLEECRFYRSQLGLNLDSLEIIAKRLEIEFEELLVKLSMKSHIYVESENRFAMYYTGFEKFDQSIWNSLPLIGNMLKVQAYQKQCAFVLKKFLGMCAKETHDLQMRMAMALEGSEF